A window from Streptomyces sp. NBC_00271 encodes these proteins:
- a CDS encoding VIT1/CCC1 transporter family protein, with translation MSIIETEATLHVAHRDNHTHRDVNGGWLRPAVFGAMDGLVSNLALMTGVAGGSVSHQTIVITGLAGLAAGAFSMAAGEYTSVASQRELVQAELDVERRELRKHPQDEERELAALYESRGVDSALAREVARQLSRDPEQALEIHAREELGIDPGDLPSPAVAAVSSFGSFALGALLPVLPYLLGATVLWPALLLALIGLFACGAIVARVTARTWWYSGIRQLALGGAAAGVTYLLGSLFGTAVG, from the coding sequence ATGTCCATCATCGAGACCGAAGCGACACTGCACGTGGCGCACCGCGACAACCACACCCACCGGGACGTGAACGGCGGATGGCTGCGCCCGGCCGTGTTCGGCGCGATGGACGGGCTCGTCTCCAACCTCGCCCTGATGACCGGCGTCGCCGGCGGGTCCGTCTCCCATCAGACGATCGTCATCACCGGGCTCGCGGGCCTGGCCGCCGGCGCCTTCTCCATGGCCGCGGGCGAGTACACCTCCGTCGCCTCGCAGCGCGAACTCGTCCAGGCCGAACTCGACGTCGAGCGGCGTGAGTTGAGAAAGCATCCGCAGGACGAGGAGCGCGAGCTCGCCGCGCTGTACGAGTCACGCGGCGTCGATTCCGCGCTCGCCCGCGAAGTGGCCAGGCAGCTCTCGCGCGACCCCGAACAGGCCCTGGAGATACACGCCCGCGAAGAGCTCGGCATCGACCCCGGCGACCTGCCCTCCCCGGCCGTCGCCGCCGTGTCGAGCTTCGGCTCCTTCGCCCTGGGCGCCCTGCTCCCCGTACTGCCGTATCTGCTCGGCGCGACCGTCCTGTGGCCCGCGCTGCTGCTCGCGCTGATCGGGCTCTTCGCGTGCGGCGCGATCGTGGCCCGGGTGACGGCTCGAACCTGGTGGTACAGCGGAATCCGGCAGCTCGCGCTCGGGGGTGCCGCGGCCGGTGTGACATACCTCCTGGGCAGCCTGTTCGGTACCGCCGTAGGATGA
- a CDS encoding ADP-ribosylglycohydrolase family protein, with protein sequence MASIACIPSVPAPGDSAALRERARGALLGLAVGDALGAPAENMRPSQIRAKWGRITGYVAEHPAGTDDTEYAIFSGLLLARHGSALTVTHVEAAWHQWIADRDEGPFRGAGFSERGTLENLRRGLAAPISAQHRHAWSDGLAMRAAPFGVFAAGRPAEAARLVAIDGSVSHEGEGIYGGQAVAAGVAAAMAGAATIAVVASALAVIPDDSWTARSLRRAVAVAHRGERAVRSAVVIGGYPWTDLAPEAVALAFGAYAAADGDFTESVLTAVNMGRDADTTAAVAGALAGATRGAAAIPADWAAAIGPARGSCLPSMAGHHVLDVAELLTTGDDGKWGTGSTAPPPPDPYALTSDYILAYDDDEVQP encoded by the coding sequence ATGGCTTCCATCGCCTGCATTCCCTCCGTCCCGGCACCCGGGGACTCGGCCGCTCTGCGCGAGCGGGCCCGCGGCGCGCTGCTCGGCCTCGCCGTCGGGGACGCGCTGGGCGCGCCCGCCGAGAACATGAGGCCGTCGCAGATCCGCGCGAAGTGGGGACGGATCACGGGGTACGTCGCCGAGCACCCGGCCGGGACGGACGACACGGAGTACGCGATCTTCTCGGGGCTGCTGCTGGCCCGGCACGGTTCGGCGCTCACCGTGACGCATGTCGAGGCGGCCTGGCACCAGTGGATCGCCGACCGCGACGAGGGGCCGTTCCGGGGCGCCGGCTTCAGCGAGCGCGGCACCCTGGAGAACCTGCGCCGGGGACTCGCGGCCCCCATCTCCGCCCAGCACCGGCACGCCTGGAGCGACGGTCTGGCGATGCGCGCGGCCCCCTTCGGCGTCTTCGCGGCGGGCCGCCCGGCGGAGGCGGCCCGGCTGGTGGCGATCGACGGCTCGGTGAGCCACGAGGGCGAGGGCATCTACGGCGGCCAGGCGGTCGCGGCGGGGGTCGCGGCGGCGATGGCGGGCGCGGCCACGATCGCGGTGGTCGCCTCCGCGCTCGCCGTGATCCCGGACGACTCCTGGACGGCCCGCTCCCTGCGCCGGGCGGTGGCCGTCGCCCACCGCGGGGAACGAGCGGTCCGCTCGGCGGTCGTCATCGGCGGCTACCCCTGGACGGACCTGGCCCCGGAGGCCGTCGCCCTCGCCTTCGGCGCGTACGCCGCCGCCGACGGCGACTTCACCGAGTCCGTCCTCACCGCCGTCAACATGGGCCGCGACGCCGACACCACGGCCGCGGTGGCGGGTGCGCTGGCCGGGGCGACCCGGGGCGCCGCCGCGATCCCGGCGGACTGGGCGGCGGCGATCGGCCCGGCACGCGGCAGCTGCCTGCCCTCCATGGCGGGCCACCACGTACTGGACGTGGCGGAACTGCTCACCACGGGGGACGACGGGAAGTGGGGGACCGGGAGCACGGCACCTCCACCCCCCGACCCGTACGCCCTCACCAGCGATTACATCCTTGCCTACGACGATGACGAGGTGCAGCCATGA